ACGTTCGGCGTCACGACGGACTGGCACATGTTGGAGATCCAGGCCTCGGAGAAGCCGGACACGGCGACCGGAGCCGCGAAGTCCTTGCCCTCGAGGTCCTTGCCGGCGTCGACGCTGCCGTACTGGACGAAGTCCTTGCCGACGAGGCTGTCGGCCTTCACCTTGAACTCCTGGCCGGAGATGCTGAAGGACGCGGCGAGCGCGCCCTGAGCCAGGCCGACGCCGATCGCGGCCGTCGCGGCCACGCTCGGCACCATGACGACGGCGAACCGCTTCCATCTGGTCCCGCCACGAACCTGGGACTTCATGAGAATTCCTCCTTCTCGGACGTACATCTCCGGATGGGCCCCGGGCCCGTCCTGGGATGGGAGAAGTGCTACGTCCTCGGGAAGGGGAGCGCCGAGGGCTCAGGCGGCACGACGTGCGTCCGAATCACCGGCGATCACCCCCGAGCGACAACCACTGACCACGCCGTGCGCGCGGCCGGATTGGACAGGCCCTGCCGGTCAGAGCAGGAACCCCCCTGTCCACGACCGGCGGCACCGCCGCCGGCCCGCTCGGTGGGGACCCGCTGCCACTGGTGCGGCATCGGACCGAGCGTCGCCGATCGTGGTCCATTCCGGGCCCCCGCACAAGGGGGTTCGTTACTCGCTAGTAACGGCCTGATAACCACGGCACGACGGGCTGACGCCGGACCGCCACACACGGTGCCCTAGCGTGACGCGACAAAGCGTGATGAGGGAGGAGTAATCCGGACAGAAATCCGGGTTCGATTTACTGCAAGTAACAGCGGCCGCGATTACCAAGTTTTGGTAAAGCGCGGCCGCCGATTGTCACCGTGTCGCCAAATCGCCCCCGTACGGACGGGGCGAGCGGCTCAGTACAGCGCCCTCGCCAGGGCCTGCCGGGCCGCGGTCACCCGCGGGTCGTCGGCACCGATGACCTCGAACAGTTCCAGGAGCCGCAGCCGCACCGCGGTCCGGTCCTCGCCCGCCGTGCGGCGCACGGTCTCGACCAGCCGGCCGAAGGCGTCCTCGACGTGACCGCCCACCAGATCCAGGTCGGCGGCGGCGATCTGCGCGGCGACGTCGGCCGGGCCCTCGGCCGCGGCCTTGCGCACCGCCTGCGGGTCCATCGCCTGCACCCGGGCGAGCAGCTCGGCCTGGGCGAGCCCCAGCCGGGCCTCCGGGTGCTCCGGGTCGTGCGCGAGCACGTTCTTGTACGCCTGGACGGCGCCGGCCATGTCACCGGCGTCCAGCGCGGACATGGCGGCTTCGAGCAGGGCGTCGTACGGGCCGACCGGCACGGCCGCCGGGTCGGCGTCCGCGCCCTCGGCGGCCGGGTCCACCGGGATGCCCGTCAGGCCGAAGCGCTCCTCGGCGACCAGGACCAGCTGGTCGAGGGTCTCGCGGATCTGCGCCTCGGGGGCCGCGCCCTGGAAGAGCGGAAGGGCCTGGCCGGCGACCACCGCGAAAACGGCCGGAATTCCCTGGATGCCGAACTGCTGCATCAGCATCTGGTTGGCGTCGACGTCGACCTTGGCGAGCAGGAAGCGGCCGTTGTACTCGACGGCGAGGCGCTCCAGGAGGGGGCCGAGCTGCTTGCAGGGCTCGCACCA
The DNA window shown above is from Streptomyces showdoensis and carries:
- a CDS encoding tetratricopeptide repeat protein — translated: MQPRNMSMSGVVDLAAVKAAGEAKAKAEQARAESARQGGTPAVAPSALVIDVDEAGFERDVLQRSAEVPVVIDFWAEWCEPCKQLGPLLERLAVEYNGRFLLAKVDVDANQMLMQQFGIQGIPAVFAVVAGQALPLFQGAAPEAQIRETLDQLVLVAEERFGLTGIPVDPAAEGADADPAAVPVGPYDALLEAAMSALDAGDMAGAVQAYKNVLAHDPEHPEARLGLAQAELLARVQAMDPQAVRKAAAEGPADVAAQIAAADLDLVGGHVEDAFGRLVETVRRTAGEDRTAVRLRLLELFEVIGADDPRVTAARQALARALY